CCAATCaggattaatttaaatttgataattcatCGTCCTTCTCATTACCTTCTTTTAAagtataaatttaaaatttaagataagcAAGTTGCaacttaaaaattttgaataaaatatatcaGGCTACTCATGATTGGATCATAATCTATAAAATAGTTCGTATTGAGAATTTTACAAATCGattcattttataaataaaaaatatattgttCAAGGCACTCTATATTCACCCCACCCCACGTCAAACCAAAGCCCCTCCGGTTTCTTCCCTGATCCCAACCCCCAGAAAAACCAAAACACCGGTCAatcaccccaccccaccccaccccaccccaccccaccccacttGCTCCATCGATTTCTTCCCCACCAAAAGCACCTATCATTTCCctggtttctctctctccccaccccACGCCACCCCATCGACCCCCCTCTCCACCCCCAGTTTCTTTCCGTCGTCCCCACCACCCTAACCAcggcctcttcctcctcctcgtcacACGACCCtctcagctctctctctcggtcgccTCATAGCAATTGCTTGGCGCCTCACCTTTGGCCCTTCCTCCTTCGCAGCTGTAGCCTCACCGTGGACCCTCCATGGCAGTGTCGCAATCGCGGTCCTCTAGATTGCCTCAATCTATGCTCTTCCTTTGACCCTCCCTCGCCGTCGCAGCCTTACCTCCGCTCCCTCaacctcgcctccaccctccatcatctCTTTCAACAATCCTCTCTCTTGGACACGCATGTCGGAAtgtgtcgagaaaagttgaccacaTGTTGACCGCGTGTCTAATCGAGCGTATCAGACAAGTCGACAGGTGTAGGACACGACATGGAAGCTCTGACAACGTGTCCATGCTTCATTGCTCTGAGATATAGCTAGGATTTGATATTTGTGGTGTAGGAATGATGAGCTCACAGGCATCGTCCGGACGTTTGTATGAGGTTTTCCTAAGTTTTCGAGGACTAGATACCCGTTATGAGTTCACAGATTGTCTTTACCGTAGCTTAGTTGAGGCTGGGATCAATGTCTTTAGGGACAATGAATCCCTCCATGTCGGTATGGAAATAGGTGGTGAACTTCTACGAGCAATTGAGAACTCTAAAATCTACATTCCCATATTCTCCAAGAATTATGCTTCGAGTAAGTGGTGCCTTCGAGAGCTCTCACACATGGTTGAGTGCACCTTGAAATCAAATGGGAACAAAGAGATTCTGCCAATTTTTTTGAACGTGGAACCTGCAGATGTCAAGCTCCAAACAAACTTGTATACACAAAATCTTTCAAAGCGCCAAAAGACGTTATGCACTGAAGTGGAGTCATGGGAAAGGGCTCTCATTGAGGTGAGCAAGATAAAGGGATGGAACTGGAAGAAAAATGAGGGGTAaatgtcttaaacttttcaacttaCATCTGTAGATTTCGTTTTACTCGTGATGATATGGTTGATTCTATAAAGTTTAAATAGCGGTCAGCGGCCACTGTGCTACTGCGATCGGCCATTATCGCGGCAAGAACGGAATTCTCACCAGCAGTGGCCAATAACGGCCGCGGCCGTTTCGCTGCAATAGCTCCAGTCAATGGCAGTATTGCGGTGGTGGCCCCCCCTACTCatcttgattctctctctcctctcactcTTCGTCTCTGACGCAGTAGCCACGAATAGTAATAGATCTCCGAGCAAATCCACCAAGCTGCTGGCTAGCCACCGCAGCAGCTCGTCCATCAGTCGCTGCCACTTCTTCGTTGCCAGCCCGACACCAAGCCACCAGAAGCCTCCAAGCCATCCAGCCCCTACACTTTCTCTGTCTCACTCACTGTGGCGAGTGGGATGCGGGATCTGGACGTCGGTTGTGGGAACCCAAATCTGGTGTCGGCCAAGGCCGATGACGCCATCCCTGGTGGTCACAAGGCCATGATCCATGTGACGTGGATACGAGGCAACGCCAAGCTGGTGGGTCTACGAGGCGCAACGGGTGGTGGCATCAGAACGCTACGGTGACAGTGCAGGGTGGCAAGTGATGTAACGGCAGCGTGGAAGTGGCAGGGGCCAACGGTGATGGTGACTGAAGTTGGGGAGCGGAGAGAGACTGGCAAAAATCATAATCGTATTGGTGTCTAGAATTTTTTGCATAATTTCCTAACATGGTTGTTACCTCATGGCAGGCAAGGAGATCTGATACATTCTGTAATTCAAACGCTTTGCTCTAAGCTGAAGGTTGCACATGAAAATGTGACTGAACATCTAGTTGGAGTTGATGATCGTGTGGAAGCTATAATCAAGATGTTGGATGTGGGATCTGATGGTGTACGATTTCTTGGAATCCATGGCATGGGCGGTGTTGGCAAAACAACCCTTGCTAAGGTCGTCTTCAACACGCTATCTTCTAGCTTTGGCCAACCCTGTTTCCTTGCAGACGTTCGAGAATCATCTAAAGGCAAtaatggtatgctaaatttgCAAAAACAATTGTTATCCAAGCTCCTCGGTTCTCATTCTATAGATCACATGTATCATGTGAATGATGGGATCGTATTGATGAACAAAGGagtacttaaaaataaaaacattatcattgttcttgatgatgtggatgagaAAGATCAATTGAAATGTCTAGCAGAGAAAGGAGATTGGTTCGGTTCTGGTAGTAGGATTATCATAACTACTAGGGACCGAGATGTCCTAATGAATGAGGGAGAAGCAATTGGTAATGGCCCTGTAAAAAAGTCTGCAAACGTTTTGACTTATGATGTGCAGGAGATGGAATTTGGTCATGCTCTTAAGCTTTTCAGTAGGCATGCCTTTAGAAGAGACTCTCCACCAGATCATCGTGTCTccctttccaaaaaaattgtccgaattttgggaaagcttcctttagctcttgagaTTACAGGTTCATCTCTTAACGGTAAATCTGAAGAATTATGGGAAGACATGTTGAAGAAGCTAGAAGAAGCTCCTTCCAGGGGAGTCCAAAGAAAATTGCtgataacttatgaaaggttAGATCATGCACAAAGGCAAGTATTTCTCGATATAGCTTGCTTTTTTGTTAATCGGGACAAAACTTACCCTTTCTACTTGTGGAGTGCTTGTGGATACCACCCACACAATGCCATTGAAGTTCTCACTAATATgtccttgataaaaatcaaagatgaCAATACTTTctggatgcatgaccaagtaCGGGATCTTGGAAGGGACATTGTCCGTCAAGAGAATTGCAACAATCCTTGCGAGCGTAGTAGAGTGTGGAATCATGAGGAAACGCTAAGCATTTTGAGACAGAAAGAGGTATAAAAGGTTTCTTGTAAATTGTTGTAGACTATTCttgcaaaaggaaaagttaATCGCTATTAGAACTTGCAATTGTTTGATTCTGTCTTCACATCTTGACTTCTTTGTGTTTCTATTGTCAGGGAAGTAAGAAAATAGAAGCATTGTCACTAGGATTTCGTGGATTCCTTCCTGAACTCATGTTTCTAGAGCATGATGTATTTGCTCATTTACAAAACTTGAGGTTCTTTCAAGGGGAGATGGTGTCTTTTGTTGGAGACTTCAATAATCTTCTCTATAAtttaagatggctttcttggcaatGGTGGCATTCCAATTTTGAGGCAATAAACTTTCATACACCTAATTTAGTTGTTCTTGACCTTTCACGGAGCAATATTTCGGAGGAATGGGCTGGTTGGAACCAAATCAGAGTATGATAAGTCCCACTCCTTGCATACGcatattgtttcttttgtcattttttttcctacatGTCGTttcttaatatatattttatcaaattGTTTTGTAGGCTAGTAAACTAAAAGTACTGGATCTTAGCTATTGCCACTCATTAAGGAGAACACCTGATTTATCTATGTGGGTGTCCTTGGAGAGATTGGTTGTTAAATGCTGTCGcgaattaattgaaattgacccATCTATTGGTAAATTAAAGCTCCTAACTGCTTTGAACTTGGAGGGATGTCAGTATGTTCAAGTGTTGCCCGAAGAAATAGGATGTTTACAAGCTTTGAGAGAGATTGTCATACCTGATACGCTACATGAACTTCCGGAGGCATTCGGTAATTTGAAGTCATTGTTGACCTTTGATTTCTCATATAGGCAGATTAGGAAGCTGCCACACTCGATTGGAGGGATGGTGAAACTTACGGTGTTGAGATTATGTAATTGTAAAGAGATAAAGGAACTTCCAAACTCGATTGGGAAATTACAATCACTAAATGAGTTGGATTTGTCATGGACAGCTATTGACCACCTACCTGATTCAATTGGCAATCTAAAGCAACTAAAAGTACTTAGGATGAGGAACATAAGTGGGATAACAAAATTACCAAGAGCAATCGGGCTGttggagaagcttgaagagttAGACGTTCATCAATGTTTCAACTTGACCGGCAAAATCCCTGGAGAAATTGTTGGACTGTCCTGTTTGAAGATCCTAGACTTGTCATTCACAGGTATATCCAGATTGCCCACCACGGTGAGTTGCCTTTCTAATCTCCAAATACTTAAGCTAGAGCCATGTCCTGCGCTTAAACAGTTGCCGGAGCTTCCCCAAAGCTTGACTTGCCTGAGATGGGCCCCCAATTGTGGATGGGAATCCTTCGGAGGCTTGACGCGAGATGAGCTGACAAGACCTCCTGCTCCTCCCATTAGAGTTGGTATAATATCTCAGCTGGAAGCACTTGCCATTGCTCTTCCCACTAGCATCAGTACCCTATCTCACCTGGAAACACTAACATTGTCCTGCAAAAATGTGCAATGCCTTCCCCTGCTTCCCTCTAGTTTAAGAAAGTTACACCTTCGGTATCTGACGATCACACAATCCCCtgatttttccaatttgaaaAACTTGTCAATCTTGTCATTCTATGATTGTTCAATGCCAGAATTTGCTGGTATATTTGATGCGGAGCTAGAGGTCTTCCATATTGACAACTGCACATTCGGAAAATTGGACGCATTGATTCAGTTGGAAATGGAAAGATTGATATCTTTAACCATGTTTTGGTCTGAGTTCCTCCCAAAATTACTTGATTTGTCGCACATGAAAAATCTGCAAGACGTAATTCTGTTCGATTGCAAATTGTTAGTTGAGATTCGTGGCCTTGAAGAGCTGGGATCCCTTTGCTCCCTATGGGTTGAAGATTGCAGTTCCCTGGAGAGGATGTCAGACCTATCGAAATTGAAAAAGCTAACGAAGCTTAGAGTAGGAAACTGTCCAAAGTTAAGAAGCGTGGAAGGTCTTGATCACTTGGAATCTTTAAAGAGGTTGACTATTATCAATGCTGGAGAGTTTGGGGGTgacacctcaaatttgaatttagaatatTCATGTATTAGGTGACACCTCTCAGCCTTTGTTGAAGTCATGATGGCACGTTTTACAAGTTCGGCGGATCCGCACCTTCTCAGCTTGTCCGGCAATTATGATGTTGTGTCTGCGAGGAATTCTGGACAGGAATTGATTGTTGGGTTTATTGTGCTCCTTTCTTTTTATACAAGAAGGATTTCCAACGGCCCCATTAAGATTGAGAGTTCTTTTGAAGATGAGGCATATAGGGAGTAGAACGTTGAAAAGCTCGGCATATGAACTCGACCAAGAATGACATCGTCCCCGAGACTTAATTCGCCCCTGGAACTCGAGCACAGAAACGGTGCGAGTTCCTCAGAGACGTGAGCAATGGAGAAAGAATTAATTAAGCACTATCTTGGAAATGTTGAAGAACGGACCAGAGACTGAGAGGAGCACTGCAAGGACGTAGAGGCGTAGCCAAATTATTTGTCTTCTGCTGCGGATTACGCTTACAAAGACATAAAGTGGAGCCCAAGGCACGCTCAAATAATGCTAAAACTTGTGGTGCGTAACAGCAATATCCTCACTTTCTACGACTTCATCTACAACTTTATCAGCAGGGGAAAGTAATTATTTCCTACCTTGAATccattttgctaaaaaaaaactGCTGTTGTGTCGTTTTGGATTTGGTCCTTGAATGGTTAGTGCTCTTATCTTAGTTGTGTTTTCCATGGTCTCTAGGGTTCCACTCCATAAGGTTCTTTCTCAGAGCTTTGATAATACGGTCAGGCCTCTTCAGAATAAAGAACGGGCAGGTATGGCTGGTTGAATCTATTCCTCTTTTTTTAGGCATGTAGAATTATGTATCAAGTTCAAaagcaaaatccaaaaaaaaaaaaaatgttagaagATGGGAGTATGTAAGATGGCATTTGTGAAAGAATAGTGGTATGCTTTCTCTAATTCACTCATTTGCAATTAAAACGTGTACTAGGTTCTAACTCTGCTTTCGAAATTTCATGCCGACTGCTGAATTATTGGTGTTGTcgttgtcatcatcattattgtAAGTATGTTTGCTTGAACAATTTGCTAAAAACTGGGGTGCTTCATAGTGGTGGCTGCATTTTCCATATCCATTTTAGTTAGTCATTTGTGTGTTAGGGCTTGGCATGTCATAGTTGCCAACTTATATTGTTTTACTGTCTATGGATATCATATATCTTGTTTACTAGTGAAATATGAGCCATTTGCTACTATTAAGTCTATATACTCCTTCCGGGAAGTAAAAATCTTGCACAGTTTAGTTCTTCCGGTAGTGAGCATTGCTAGCAATGCGCTAGTTCTTCAGGCTAGATTCTAATATTGTTAATTTTGTAATGGAACAAGTAGAATATTCATCTTGGTAGTGAGAGCAAAGATAGTGAGAGCAAGGCcttgtctttttcctttatttttcaagaatattGTTAGGCAATTACTAACATTTGATATAACAATTTTTGAGATCAAAACTTAGTGATATGTTGAACCAATTCTATAATAATGTTCTAGACTACTTCCTGCAGCTGAAGTAATAGAGTTTTTACATATTCCCAAGGGTGTGAGACGGGTGCTATTTTGAACCCTTGATACTGCTAGgtaaatttctattcctaaattCCTTTTGTGGGTCATCGTTAGCTGAGCCAATGTGGGATTTTCAGATTGTTGGAGCACTCATATGAGTATCTTAATATATTGTGGTATTAGTAAGTGCTATGATTagaaggaaaattttgatttgtgcTCTATTTCGTTCAAAGATGGCTTATGTACAAAAAAGAGTTCGACACAAGCTACATGGGATTCATGATAGACGGAGCAAAATGGTTGGTAGAAAACAGACATTAAACTTGTTGCTGGAATTCGTCCCTCTTTACTGCTTTTATGCAATCTTAgtgagataatttttctttttctttttgttggtgtATGATGGTTTGCTTCACTGTCATCTTATCTTCACCTTTTACCCAGACTCACTGATTTGTAGTATACTTGATGATGTTTCTCCATTGTTACCAAGAAACCATGCTAggatatatttttctattaggTACCTACCTTTTCTATTACCACCAATTTTACTTGCAACTTCACTACAAGcaaatgttatttttcttgGGCATGGCAAGAAATGCATACTTTCATCTTGTTTGAATTTCTCCCTAATGACACAAGAGTTGCGGTATAGTGCTGTTATAACTGTCAACATGAATACATGATATTCTGTTCGTCTCTAAAGACATGCGTGTGTAAGACAATGCTCTAGCATATGTTGCTATTAGGCTTTTGAGCACAACGCaagttcatttctttttcttctaaaccTAACCTTGAGAAATAGTGCAACTTGATCATCTAATTTCTTTCATGTTCTACAACTTTTAGATTGAGATGCAATCTTGCATGACGCTATCTGTACTATTCAATGCCTAAATTGATTACCCGTCTATTGCTGCATATGATGATTTGATTCCATGCTATCTTGTCTTCCTTGAAAGCCGagtaagaaattgatttgatgtatgacaaatttcctcatcaaagttaagaaggaacatgtttcattgtCGAATTGTCATCTCATACTTAACTAGCGTTGGTGATTTTGTCCGGATTTcactgttggggtttcatgaatcatgtataagataaattaacgaaatgaacgcagcggaaacaaagatatattttatacacgattctcctaaggcgttgttcatgtgttttaatcaaaaatctaaatatcaaaagggagttaaacgaattacctctcgaagcgcgctttaaaCAAGTCGGTTCGGATATTCTACAGTTCGAGTCCGACAAGtatcggacctctagttcagacacaccaacaacgaaggtcgaatggaagagagaatttcggatattcaccacttcgatcatgctagcaatcacgtggaaacaaaccgtcgtatccttgatgtataatagtcacggcccgaacgagataatgttcttctttcttgcgtctcaaaaacacaagaacacgcacacaatTTGCTCTCTGTTTTCAACAAAGCATTTTCTCTCTAAAACACAAATGCACACCCACATTTTCTCTGTCTTTTCAACACCTTTAAGTGTCGCAAAAACAACtcttttaaactaaaaaatataaaccgatcagcaaccgttgctgatcgtccccACTCATGCACGAacaatcgtgcatgagcggttgctcatacACGACTTCGTgtatgagcggttgctcatgcacgacttcgtgcatgatggtcagcaactgctgaccgttcatgcacgaattcgtggatgatggtcagcggttgctgaccatccaagtttcatgcatgtgcttcgtgcacatgcatgaagctttatatatatatatattatataatttatgttggttattaaaaagtattaattaattaattaaatgaacaaataattaattaatcaattcctttagggcatacatctaacaTTCACATCGTTGCATTCTCTCATGAAGTCTAGGCTCAAGAAACTGACACCACAGTAAACTGTAGGTAATTATTTAAGGGCTTGAAACTTGAAGATGTACCTGCAGGAGTGTATACAGTCCACGTTTGAGATTGCTTGGTGCAGAAGGATCACCTATAAGATGCATGCTTATCAAATAACTTCTTCAAGtgagttttgttctttttagggGAATTAATTTAACGACTGTTTTATCTacgatcatcattatcatcatcacatGAGATCATTTTGTCCCTAATTGGTCACCATAGAGATGTCAAATGAAGATTCATTTGTCATTTTGGTGACTTTGCATGTGATAATGTTAGGTGCtaacaatatttcttttttgttctaaggGAGTAGAAGTTATCAAAAGGGCAAAGTGAGAAGGGCATTGCACGCACGTTCTCCTTAGAATTCAAATTTACTTCGACGGGATATGTTTCGCAGAGAATTGGGAACTTTAGCAATCATTTGAATATGCAATATTACTAGAGGCAAAACAAAGGCTATGGTTATGTTTACATAAATAATATTACGCTTTCAAAATAACACTCAACTAGATTGTTTCTCATGTTTCTTCGTTTCCCTTACTAAAGAGTTGCTGGGGATTGAATTCATTCGAATATATACTTTACGAGGCCCACCAAAATTGGTTATAGGGACTCATGAATAGAAAGCCTGTCATGCAGATTCTCTCTTCCATGGTGTTGTAACTATCTTGGTAGTTATCTTTGGCTTCTACTTAAAAATGTAAGATATGAACGTAATTTGAGAGATCAATTCCAGCAGAAACCGAGGTGATCAAAGCAAATGAActgcaaaatatattttgatttaCATATGACTTAAAGATTTAGTAGTTTGCACTTGATCACTTGCAAAATATGCACAATGTAATTGCGCACCTATGGCTTATTGTTAAAGTGTGAGAGGGTTATTATGGTCATTAAGTATTATTTGATTAATAATAAAAGTGTGAGGAGGGACAAACCCTAATAAGTTTTTATGCTCTCCTCTTTTGTTCCATAcactctcctctcctcttctaTATCAATTTCTACTTGGTACCAgagccaccaaaaaaaaaaaaaaatctagttgTTGTGAGTTTTGATCCAACATCGGCGAGTGTCATCTAACCCAATCCGATGTTGCCTAGCCCTATTGAGTTTAGATATGATGCTGATGAGCATTGTCAGCTTAGAACCGATGACGGACAATCTCATGTGGTCTTGTTCATCCATCCAAGATCTGATGTTGGTTGAAGTTGCATTCCTTCGTGCGAGCCTCTATGGTTCATTTGTGTGATGTTCTCTatgttcttaaaaaaaaaaatcgcagcAATTTGCTTGATGGGGCTACCGATCCCGTTCACCTCGAAATTGATGTTGGATGAGGTGGTTTCTATTTGGGCATAATCTATGATTTTGGCATATGTTTAGATGAAATCAATGAATTTGATTGAAGTGTTGTGGAGATTTGGACTAGTTGAAACAAATCATGGtaatttgttgatttgaatttgattattgtGCTATCTCGTGTTATATTGGTACACATCTCATAATGGCGGAGAATAAAAGTGTAGTAGCTGAGATTGTGTCTACATCATCTAATCGTTTGTCAGAGAAGAATTTAGAAGGTATCACCAATTTCCAGcaatggaagaaaattgtgTTGTTAGTGTTAACTAGGAGAAAGCAACGGAATCATCCAACAAGTAACAAATCTGCATCTGATACAAATTAGGATACTATGGATGCCAGAATTCTTGGTCTAATGTTGAACTCCATGGAATCCCAAATTGCGGATTTGGTTACACATACTAATACAGTGAAAGAGTTGTGTGACTACTTGAATGCCCTTTATTCTAGACAAAATATTCAAGGTTTTATGAAGTATCCTAAGAATTTTCTAAGGCTGATAGAAAGGGTTGGCTACTTACCTAGTATTTGCTGGTTTTAAACGAATGCATGAGGAGCTTAATTCTCTACTACCCATTACCTCTAATGTTAGGGAAACACAAGAGCGACAAGAGCAATTAGTTGTTATGGCTTTTTTGGGAGGACTACGAGGAGTAGGGTGACTTCACTCACTAAGATGATTGCGCATGTCCTAAGGGTCTCATGTAAAGCACCTAAGGATCCATTTTCTACAAGTGATAGCTCAACCTTGgcaattaaaagaaatcatGGTGGTGGTCGAGGTCGTAATGGCAAGTGAAGTGGTGACGGCGACCATGGTTTTGGTAGAGGGAAACCACCCTCATCTAGTAACACTTTTAGTGACATATAGGGCAATATTGGATTTGTTCGGACTTATCATTATTGTGATTTACTTGGACACATTTAGAGATTCAATTATAGGCTTCATGGAAGTCCCCCTTAATAGGCT
The nucleotide sequence above comes from Eucalyptus grandis isolate ANBG69807.140 chromosome 2, ASM1654582v1, whole genome shotgun sequence. Encoded proteins:
- the LOC104430551 gene encoding disease resistance protein RPV1-like isoform X2, whose translation is MLDVGSDGVRFLGIHGMGGVGKTTLAKVVFNTLSSSFGQPCFLADVRESSKGNNGMLNLQKQLLSKLLGSHSIDHMYHVNDGIVLMNKGVLKNKNIIIVLDDVDEKDQLKCLAEKGDWFGSGSRIIITTRDRDVLMNEGEAIGNGPVKKSANVLTYDVQEMEFGHALKLFSRHAFRRDSPPDHRVSLSKKIVRILGKLPLALEITGSSLNGKSEELWEDMLKKLEEAPSRGVQRKLLITYERLDHAQRQVFLDIACFFVNRDKTYPFYLWSACGYHPHNAIEVLTNMSLIKIKDDNTFWMHDQVRDLGRDIVRQENCNNPCERSRVWNHEETLSILRQKEGSKKIEALSLGFRGFLPELMFLEHDVFAHLQNLRFFQGEMVSFVGDFNNLLYNLRWLSWQWWHSNFEAINFHTPNLVVLDLSRSNISEEWAGWNQIRASKLKVLDLSYCHSLRRTPDLSMWVSLERLVVKCCRELIEIDPSIGKLKLLTALNLEGCQYVQVLPEEIGCLQALREIVIPDTLHELPEAFGNLKSLLTFDFSYRQIRKLPHSIGGMVKLTVLRLCNCKEIKELPNSIGKLQSLNELDLSWTAIDHLPDSIGNLKQLKVLRMRNISGITKLPRAIGLLEKLEELDVHQCFNLTGKIPGEIVGLSCLKILDLSFTGISRLPTTVSCLSNLQILKLEPCPALKQLPELPQSLTCLRWAPNCGWESFGGLTRDELTRPPAPPIRVGIISQLEALAIALPTSISTLSHLETLTLSCKNVQCLPLLPSSLRKLHLRYLTITQSPDFSNLKNLSILSFYDCSMPEFAGIFDAELEVFHIDNCTFGKLDALIQLEMERLISLTMFWSEFLPKLLDLSHMKNLQDVILFDCKLLVEIRGLEELGSLCSLWVEDCSSLERMSDLSKLKKLTKLRVGNCPKLRSVEGLDHLESLKRLTIINAGEFGGDTSNLNLEYSCIR
- the LOC104430551 gene encoding disease resistance protein RPV1-like isoform X1, with product MMSSQASSGRLYEVFLSFRGLDTRYEFTDCLYRSLVEAGINVFRDNESLHVGMEIGGELLRAIENSKIYIPIFSKNYASSKWCLRELSHMVECTLKSNGNKEILPIFLNVEPADVKLQTNLYTQNLSKRQKTLCTEVESWERALIEVSKIKGWNWKKNEGQGDLIHSVIQTLCSKLKVAHENVTEHLVGVDDRVEAIIKMLDVGSDGVRFLGIHGMGGVGKTTLAKVVFNTLSSSFGQPCFLADVRESSKGNNGMLNLQKQLLSKLLGSHSIDHMYHVNDGIVLMNKGVLKNKNIIIVLDDVDEKDQLKCLAEKGDWFGSGSRIIITTRDRDVLMNEGEAIGNGPVKKSANVLTYDVQEMEFGHALKLFSRHAFRRDSPPDHRVSLSKKIVRILGKLPLALEITGSSLNGKSEELWEDMLKKLEEAPSRGVQRKLLITYERLDHAQRQVFLDIACFFVNRDKTYPFYLWSACGYHPHNAIEVLTNMSLIKIKDDNTFWMHDQVRDLGRDIVRQENCNNPCERSRVWNHEETLSILRQKEGSKKIEALSLGFRGFLPELMFLEHDVFAHLQNLRFFQGEMVSFVGDFNNLLYNLRWLSWQWWHSNFEAINFHTPNLVVLDLSRSNISEEWAGWNQIRASKLKVLDLSYCHSLRRTPDLSMWVSLERLVVKCCRELIEIDPSIGKLKLLTALNLEGCQYVQVLPEEIGCLQALREIVIPDTLHELPEAFGNLKSLLTFDFSYRQIRKLPHSIGGMVKLTVLRLCNCKEIKELPNSIGKLQSLNELDLSWTAIDHLPDSIGNLKQLKVLRMRNISGITKLPRAIGLLEKLEELDVHQCFNLTGKIPGEIVGLSCLKILDLSFTGISRLPTTVSCLSNLQILKLEPCPALKQLPELPQSLTCLRWAPNCGWESFGGLTRDELTRPPAPPIRVGIISQLEALAIALPTSISTLSHLETLTLSCKNVQCLPLLPSSLRKLHLRYLTITQSPDFSNLKNLSILSFYDCSMPEFAGIFDAELEVFHIDNCTFGKLDALIQLEMERLISLTMFWSEFLPKLLDLSHMKNLQDVILFDCKLLVEIRGLEELGSLCSLWVEDCSSLERMSDLSKLKKLTKLRVGNCPKLRSVEGLDHLESLKRLTIINAGEFGGDTSNLNLEYSCIR